The Dasypus novemcinctus isolate mDasNov1 chromosome 13, mDasNov1.1.hap2, whole genome shotgun sequence genome segment AAATGCTTcggatttaaaaaaacactgcacTATACCCTGTTGTTGGAGAAAAAGAGTACCTTTTCAAGTCCTTGGTCTAAAAGCTGTGTGTGACCTTAGCTGAGTATTATTGCCCCAGTTAAACGTTTGAAAGTCAGGAAACACTCGCTTCAGCTCCAGTATCTCCTGCAGAAAAGCAATGAATGCCTGATTCCTCATCTCTGAGTCACTGATAATTCTTGCAGCTTCCTCATTATCCCAGCAACCAAACTGGCCGCAGTCACCACAGCATCCGGGTCCTGTCTAGCTGTCTCCTCACAGCCTCCTTGATCTCCTTGTTGCGCAGGCTATAAATGAAGGGGTTGAGGAGGGGTGTGAGCACTGAGTACACCACTGCCAGGGCCCGGTCATAGTCCAGCGAGTAACTCCTTTTTAGTCGCACATACATGAACAGGATGCTCCCATAGAAGAGGAGAACCACCATGAGGTGGGAGGCGCATGTGGAGACGGCCTTCTGCTTTCCGGCACCTGAGGGAATCCTGAGCACAGTGCGGGCAATCTGCACATAGGAGGTGAGGATCAGTAGGAAGGTGACCAGGATTTTGCAGGAGTTGATAACAAAATCCACCACGACATTGGTAGAAGTATCAGTACAGGCCAAGCTCAGCACAGGAGGGAAATCACAAAAGATGTGCTGAATGTGATTGGGACCACAGAAAGGGAGGCGTGAGACCAAGGAAATTTCAGCCACTGGCCCAGCCAAGCCTCCCAGCCAACAGGCAACAGCAATCTTGGTACAGAGCTCTGGGGTCATGAGGGTGGGGTAGTGGAGTGGCCGGCAGATGGCTAAGTACCTGTCATAAGCCATGGAGGTGAGGAGATAGCACTCAGTAGCCCCCAAGGAGTGAAAGAAATAGATCTGCAAGAGGCAGCCAGAGAAAGAAATGGTCTTCTTCTCACTGAGTAAGTTGGCCAGCATCTTGGGGATGGTGACAGCTGTATAGCCAAGCTCCACAATGGAGAGAACGCTCACAAATTGATACATGGGTTTGTGGAGTCCCGAGTCCAGGAGGACCACAAGGAATATCAGCAGGTTTCCAAGTATAGTAGTGAGGTATATGAGAAATAGTAAGAGAAAGAGGTAAGTCTGGGCACCCTGGAGATGGGGGAAGCCCAAGATGATGAATTCTGTTACCTGGCTCCAGTTCCCAGTGCCCATTGCTCACCATTCGTGTTCTTAAAATGTGAAGTATGGGAAGATAGAGAAGAGAGTTGAACCATAGAAGTCCAAACAAGGAGGTGACCCTCACAGTACTTTGCCCTCCCTACCCCAATCTTCCATAGTTAAGGTCTCTTAGTAAATACTTTGAGAGGCTAATATTTCAGTTTTCCCCTTGACAATCTCCATGAGAATATCCACCTATTTTGGCCTCCTAAATCCATTCTTGAACCCAGTTTTCTCCCTTAGTGGAATCCACATAGGTTTTAGAATTTTAAGTATTCTTTATCCAAgaatacattatcatttatacatATTCCTGTCTAAGGGTTAAATTATCATTTATACCAATGACATATTGATAGTGTACTGGATTACAGATATATAATTGGTATTACATTTTCTGgttttaatttcaatttatttttttcttcagtattcTGCCAGCAAATAATTCATTCACCTCTTACTTGATCCCATTTCCTTCATAGGAACTCAGGTCTAACATCATCTTCCAGGGTCATGCAGACCAGAGTTTGGGCCACTTTTGGACACTAATGAGAATTCCAGTCAAGGTTAAGGGTGTTTGGATAAATAAAGGAGCCACAGGAAGGCAGGAGGTAAATCTAGCTCTCTGCATTTCTACTCCAAATATTTCTACTTCTCCAATATCTCCTACCACTTTTTCTCTCTGCCAACCTCAAAACacacttttcttatttattgctTCCTcagatgataaatatttatgttttcctGTATCAAGGTTAAtgtaacagaaatttattgagcGTTTCCTTTATTGTAGTCATTATGCTTAGAATATAGCCTAAGTAGATAAATAAGATATGGTTCTTAACATTAAGACACTAACATTCTAATGGAGAAAATAGAGAGTAACTAATTACTCTCCTGTTCTTTACTAGAATATTTCATCAGCGTAGAAACATGCTAGTAATCTCACTATTAAACCAAACAagttcctaattttttttcttgatccaCTTTCTCCATAGCCGTGGCACTTTTCCTTCACTTCTCCATAGCAAAATTCTTCAGAAGAGGTGCCAATATCCATTATCTCCAATTCCTCCCCCTCAGTTTCCTCTTAAACCCATTCTAATTAGACTTCCACTACCAACACTCCATCAAAACCTTCCTTTTCATAGACTCACTAAGTCCAATCATCATTTCTCATTCTTCAGCTTATTTTAACTATCAGCAGTGCTTGAGAAGATTAATCCTTCCCCTCTTCTGTACACTTGGTTTCCAGACACTGATTGTGTTCCTATCTTACTGGTCACCCCTTCTAAGTCTCCTTCATagtcccttttcttttctctacccttttatttattaatttatttatttttaatgttttcttccctttattcgcacttctttttttattaattatttaaactgtttctctcccctccccccaccccattg includes the following:
- the OR6N1 gene encoding olfactory receptor 6N1, producing MGTGNWSQVTEFIILGFPHLQGAQTYLFLLLFLIYLTTILGNLLIFLVVLLDSGLHKPMYQFVSVLSIVELGYTAVTIPKMLANLLSEKKTISFSGCLLQIYFFHSLGATECYLLTSMAYDRYLAICRPLHYPTLMTPELCTKIAVACWLGGLAGPVAEISLVSRLPFCGPNHIQHIFCDFPPVLSLACTDTSTNVVVDFVINSCKILVTFLLILTSYVQIARTVLRIPSGAGKQKAVSTCASHLMVVLLFYGSILFMYVRLKRSYSLDYDRALAVVYSVLTPLLNPFIYSLRNKEIKEAVRRQLDRTRMLW